One genomic region from Neoarius graeffei isolate fNeoGra1 chromosome 4, fNeoGra1.pri, whole genome shotgun sequence encodes:
- the LOC132884875 gene encoding mpv17-like protein: MRSPIRRYPWLINVTLYSGLYAGGDLMQQYLSNKKDEKIDWRRTRNVAIVAFCFNGNFNFFWMRFLERRLPGSSVSAVLRKLALDQTLSLPLAISAFYTGLSLLEGQDDILEDWRNKFLNTYTTGLMFWPFAQCLNFALVPLYLRTTFTGCCAFVWATFLCFSHQCGDGTLKAALNWIRQLKSEVKVQESSESK, encoded by the exons ATGCGGAGCCCCATCAGGCGATACCCCTGGCTCATTAACGTCACTCTGTACTCGGGTCTGTACGCCGGCGGGGATCTGATGCAGCAGTATTTATCGAATAAGAAAGATGAAAAGATCGACTGGAGGCGGACGAGAAACGTCGCGATCGTCGCTTTCTGCTTTAACGGCAACTTCAACTTTTTCTGGATGCGCTTCTTGGAGCGGAGACTTCCGGGAAGTTCCGTTAGCGCGGTGTTGAGGAAACTCGCCCTGGACCAGACCCTGTCCTTACCCCTGGCCATCAGCGCCTTCTACACAG gtttgagccttttAGAGGGTCAAGATGACATACTGGAGGACTGGAGAAACAAATTCCTGAACACATACACA ACAGGACTCATGTTCTGGCCATTTGCCCAG TGCCTGAACTTTGCCCTGGTGCCCTTGTACCTGCGAACTACCTTCACCGGTTGCTGTGCTTTTGTCTGGGCTACATTCCTCTGCTTCTCTCATCAGTGCGGAGACGGAACCCTGAAGGCGGCTCTGAACTGGATACGCCAGCTGAAAAGCGAAGTCAAAGTTCAAGAATCCAGTGAAAGCAAGTGA